A single window of Candidatus Methylomirabilota bacterium DNA harbors:
- a CDS encoding lipopolysaccharide biosynthesis protein gives MLVVLAKLGSTEMLGQFALGFAIAAPVFLLTSLSLREVLSTDARDAHAFGDYLALRVIGVFAGLLAIGAVTCVVGYRWETKLVILLVGGVKAIEAVSDVLYGLMQKHERMDLIAGSIVLRGLLSVVALGAGVYLSGSLVWGLVLVSAAWAVVLITYDFPRGARLLESNVRPRWTRADLARLAWLSLPLGITAMMISLRATIPRYFVERYRGEQELGVFVAMAYLMIVGGTAVNALGQSASARLATYYAEGDRASARHLLSGLVGVGLVLGAVGVAVAFLWGGEVLTVLYRPEYAEHVEAFVLIMGAAAISYVASALGFAVTAARCFRAQTVLFAGVTAVALLACATLIPGRGLVGAGQASVVTWIANLLGIGALHLYALRHPTKSVTGDRHLDAREAEQ, from the coding sequence ATGCTGGTGGTGCTCGCCAAGCTCGGGAGCACCGAGATGTTGGGGCAGTTCGCGCTCGGGTTCGCGATTGCCGCCCCGGTGTTTCTGCTGACCAGTCTGTCCCTTCGAGAGGTGCTCTCGACGGACGCGAGAGATGCGCACGCCTTCGGAGACTACCTCGCGCTCCGGGTGATCGGCGTATTCGCGGGGCTTCTGGCCATCGGCGCAGTGACCTGCGTGGTCGGTTACCGCTGGGAGACCAAATTGGTCATCCTGCTGGTCGGCGGAGTAAAGGCGATCGAGGCGGTCAGTGACGTCCTCTACGGGCTGATGCAGAAGCACGAACGAATGGACCTGATCGCGGGATCGATCGTGCTGCGCGGGCTCCTCTCCGTCGTCGCCCTCGGCGCCGGCGTGTACCTTTCGGGGAGCCTCGTCTGGGGGCTCGTCCTGGTATCGGCGGCGTGGGCCGTGGTGCTGATCACCTACGACTTTCCACGCGGGGCGCGGCTGCTCGAAAGCAACGTGCGTCCCCGATGGACCCGGGCCGACCTGGCGCGGCTGGCGTGGCTCTCACTCCCGCTCGGCATCACCGCCATGATGATCTCCCTCAGGGCTACCATCCCTCGCTACTTTGTCGAGCGTTATCGCGGGGAGCAGGAGCTCGGAGTGTTCGTGGCCATGGCGTATCTGATGATCGTCGGGGGAACGGCGGTCAATGCGCTCGGACAATCGGCGAGCGCACGCTTGGCGACCTACTACGCGGAGGGCGACCGGGCCTCCGCGCGACATCTACTGAGCGGCCTCGTCGGCGTCGGGCTCGTGCTCGGTGCAGTGGGCGTCGCAGTCGCCTTCCTGTGGGGCGGCGAAGTGTTGACCGTGTTGTACCGCCCGGAGTACGCCGAGCATGTCGAGGCGTTTGTCCTGATCATGGGCGCGGCGGCGATCAGCTATGTGGCCTCCGCCCTGGGCTTCGCGGTGACCGCGGCGCGCTGTTTCCGCGCGCAGACCGTCCTCTTTGCCGGAGTGACCGCCGTCGCGCTGCTGGCGTGCGCAACGCTCATACCGGGCCGTGGCCTCGTCGGAGCGGGCCAGGCGAGCGTGGTGACCTGGATCGCCAACCTTCTCGGGATCGGCGCCCTCCATCTGTACGCGCTGCGGCACCCGACCAAGAGCGTCACGGGGGACAGACACCTCGACGCGCGAGAGGCCGAACAATGA
- a CDS encoding DegT/DnrJ/EryC1/StrS family aminotransferase — protein MMPIIRPTLPELREVEELLRASWDTGLVTTGRIVRAFEDEVCRQTGATHAIAVASCTAGLMLVAQAMEFPAGSEVVVPSFTFAATAQALAWNGLVPVFCDCRPGSLTLDPDDVERNLTPRTAAICGAYIYGLPPDIDALIEVGERHGLPVYFDSAQGLGAEYRGRKAGVFGVCEVFSLSPTKVVTAIEGGVICTGDSRLAERLRSMRDYGKDPTAGEDMVYLGLSARLSEMHAAVGLLSLKRLGELVKARLHLLDGYRGRLGRLPGCRVQAYPEDRTTSGNYFVLFISEQSRMSRDEVYARLKSRGIQTKRYFCPPVHHQTLFRRIPCRVSARMERTVEASREGLALPLYSHMSQEQFERVCQEIELLLA, from the coding sequence ATGATGCCCATCATTCGCCCGACCCTTCCGGAGTTACGTGAAGTCGAGGAGCTTCTTCGCGCCAGCTGGGACACGGGTCTGGTCACCACCGGGCGCATCGTGCGGGCGTTCGAGGACGAGGTATGCCGGCAGACGGGAGCGACACACGCGATCGCGGTCGCGTCCTGCACCGCCGGCCTGATGCTGGTGGCCCAGGCAATGGAGTTCCCCGCCGGGTCCGAGGTCGTCGTGCCGTCATTCACGTTCGCGGCCACCGCTCAAGCGCTGGCCTGGAACGGCTTGGTGCCCGTCTTCTGCGACTGCCGACCGGGATCACTGACGCTCGATCCGGATGATGTCGAGCGAAACTTGACCCCGCGAACCGCCGCGATCTGCGGGGCATACATCTACGGGCTTCCGCCCGATATCGACGCCCTCATCGAAGTGGGAGAGCGCCACGGTCTCCCCGTGTACTTCGACAGTGCCCAGGGCCTCGGGGCGGAGTACCGCGGTCGGAAAGCCGGAGTCTTCGGGGTATGTGAGGTGTTCTCCCTGAGCCCCACGAAGGTCGTGACCGCGATCGAGGGTGGCGTGATCTGCACCGGCGATTCTCGGTTGGCCGAGCGGCTCCGATCGATGCGCGACTACGGCAAGGATCCGACGGCCGGAGAGGACATGGTGTATTTGGGACTCTCCGCGCGGCTGAGCGAGATGCACGCCGCCGTCGGACTGCTGTCCCTGAAACGCCTCGGCGAGCTGGTGAAGGCCCGGCTGCACTTGCTGGACGGCTACCGGGGGAGGCTCGGGCGGCTTCCCGGTTGCCGCGTCCAGGCCTATCCCGAGGACCGGACCACCAGTGGCAACTACTTCGTGTTGTTCATCAGCGAGCAATCACGAATGAGCCGCGACGAGGTGTACGCGCGTCTGAAATCACGCGGGATACAAACGAAGCGGTACTTCTGTCCGCCGGTACATCACCAGACCTTGTTCCGACGAATACCGTGTCGCGTGAGCGCTCGGATGGAGCGCACCGTCGAGGCGAGCCGAGAGGGGCTGGCACTGCCGCTCTACTCTCACATGAGCCAGGAGCAGTTCGAGAGGGTGTGTCAGGAGATCGAGCTGTTGCTGGCATGA
- the asnB gene encoding asparagine synthase (glutamine-hydrolyzing) has product MCGIYGEVARSPIDQARARSATDRLRHRGPDSSGAWAGDGVFLGMRRLSIIDLAGGQQPIWNEDESCCIVFNGELYNFIDLRRELQGHGHVFRSRSDTEVVLHAYEEWGTDCLRRFNGMFAIAIWDGPRRRLFLARDRIGEKPLYYYRDGRRLVFASEIKAILAHPKVPRDLNPRGLANFLAFGHAVAPETIYRDIHKLLPGHYLVVRDGDVRIVEYWDVGQDGQAPSGENSSEEEHEAHIRSLLDDSVRLRMTADVSVGAFLSGGLDSSAIVALMTRHAAGSVKTFSLGFPGGGAYDELADARMVAQHFGTEHHALRVEHADLVHTLRTLVYHYDEPFGDPAGFPVYMLSRFARDHVKVVLAGDGGDELFGGYRRYAVDRFAPLYQRLPATLTGTVIPALVERFPRLRRTKRSLQTLPIPDPARRYPSWLMLFSPAMEAELLEGGRYDAVAGYDPAEHYSQYYHRMNGQTASDHLNRLMYVDVKTWLADAYMEKVDKATMACGLEARLPLLDHRLVERAFQIPGRYKIRGRSMKRIFKRAVRDLVPAPVLRKPKHGFSVPLDPWFRGELKSFSFEVLLDERTRRRGYFNAAFVERLWREHVEGRQIWDAHLWQLLNFELWHRIYLDGESV; this is encoded by the coding sequence GTGTGTGGGATATACGGCGAGGTCGCTCGATCCCCCATCGATCAGGCGCGGGCCAGATCGGCGACCGACCGGCTGCGCCATCGCGGTCCGGACTCGAGCGGGGCGTGGGCCGGTGATGGGGTGTTTCTGGGGATGCGTCGCCTGAGCATCATCGATCTCGCGGGAGGGCAGCAGCCGATCTGGAATGAGGACGAGAGCTGCTGCATCGTGTTCAACGGCGAGCTCTACAATTTCATCGACCTGCGGCGGGAGCTGCAGGGACACGGTCACGTGTTCCGCAGTCGCAGCGACACCGAGGTGGTCCTGCATGCCTACGAGGAATGGGGAACCGACTGCCTGCGCCGATTCAACGGAATGTTTGCGATCGCCATTTGGGACGGGCCACGGCGACGACTGTTCCTGGCCCGTGACCGGATCGGCGAGAAGCCTCTCTACTATTATCGCGACGGCCGACGCCTCGTCTTCGCGTCGGAGATCAAGGCGATCCTCGCCCACCCGAAGGTGCCGAGAGACCTGAACCCACGAGGGCTGGCGAATTTTCTCGCGTTCGGCCACGCGGTCGCTCCCGAGACGATCTATCGGGATATCCACAAGCTTCTGCCGGGACACTATCTGGTGGTGCGCGACGGGGACGTCCGCATCGTCGAATATTGGGACGTCGGGCAGGACGGGCAGGCACCGAGTGGAGAGAATTCGAGCGAAGAGGAACACGAGGCTCACATCCGGTCTCTGTTGGACGATTCCGTTCGCCTGCGGATGACCGCGGATGTCTCGGTCGGTGCATTCCTGAGCGGGGGCTTGGATTCGAGCGCCATCGTCGCGCTCATGACACGGCATGCGGCGGGCAGCGTGAAGACCTTCTCACTGGGATTCCCCGGCGGTGGTGCCTACGATGAGCTCGCCGACGCGCGCATGGTGGCCCAACACTTTGGAACGGAGCACCACGCGTTACGCGTCGAGCACGCCGATCTGGTCCATACGCTGCGGACGCTCGTATACCACTATGACGAGCCGTTCGGCGACCCCGCGGGCTTTCCCGTGTACATGCTCAGCCGGTTCGCTCGCGACCACGTCAAGGTCGTTCTCGCGGGTGACGGTGGCGACGAGCTCTTCGGAGGTTACCGCCGCTACGCGGTGGACCGGTTCGCGCCGCTCTACCAGAGATTGCCCGCGACCTTGACGGGGACGGTCATTCCGGCTCTGGTGGAGCGGTTCCCGCGCTTGCGCCGGACCAAGCGCAGTCTGCAAACACTGCCCATCCCCGACCCGGCGCGCCGATACCCGTCCTGGCTCATGCTCTTCTCGCCGGCGATGGAGGCGGAGCTGCTAGAGGGAGGCCGCTACGACGCGGTGGCCGGCTATGATCCAGCCGAGCACTATTCGCAGTACTACCACCGCATGAATGGCCAGACGGCATCCGATCATCTCAACCGGCTCATGTATGTCGACGTCAAGACCTGGCTGGCCGATGCCTACATGGAGAAAGTGGACAAGGCTACCATGGCCTGCGGGCTGGAAGCACGCCTGCCGCTGCTCGACCATCGTTTGGTAGAGCGCGCCTTCCAGATTCCCGGGCGCTATAAGATCCGCGGTCGGTCGATGAAGCGGATTTTCAAGCGAGCGGTCCGCGACCTCGTGCCCGCCCCGGTGCTTCGCAAACCAAAGCACGGTTTCAGCGTGCCGCTTGATCCCTGGTTTCGCGGCGAGCTGAAGAGCTTCAGCTTCGAGGTTCTGCTTGACGAGCGCACGCGTCGGCGCGGCTACTTCAATGCGGCCTTCGTCGAGCGCTTGTGGCGCGAGCACGTCGAAGGGCGCCAGATCTGGGACGCCCATTTGTGGCAGCTCTTGAACTTCGAGCTCTGGCACCGCATCTACCTCGACGGTGAAAGCGTATGA
- a CDS encoding glycosyltransferase family 4 protein, which translates to MNPVRIAHVATVDSSLRWLLLNQLTSLRAAGYEVAGISSPGPDVSAIETAGIRHIPVPMARGMAPLLDLRTLLKLRRVMRRERFTIVHTHTPKAGLLGQLAARLAGVPLVVNTLHGFYFHEHMPPLARRFYIAIEKIAASCSDSVLSQNREDIQTGLDERIFSPRRIRYLGNGIDLAEFDPARVSPTATADLRERLGVPRGAPVVGFVGRLAAKRKGFTDFLKMARRVLEGYPAARFLIIGNPDHGKPDAVEPAAAAEYGISAACLFLGQRPNAELPALYRSMDVLVLPSLFEGIPRVIMEAAAMGVPSVATHVKGNREAVVHGRTGLLVPLGDVRALAQAVLDIVGNAARARAMGGQARGLALDRFDERAVFAKVKAEYARLLSEKGLSDAAGSSLTQERLGV; encoded by the coding sequence ATGAACCCGGTGAGAATCGCCCACGTTGCCACTGTCGACAGCTCGCTTCGATGGCTGTTGCTCAACCAGCTGACCAGTCTCCGCGCCGCGGGCTACGAGGTCGCCGGTATTTCCTCGCCCGGACCCGACGTGTCGGCGATTGAAACTGCCGGAATCCGCCATATCCCCGTGCCGATGGCGCGCGGCATGGCGCCTCTACTCGACCTCCGGACACTTCTGAAGCTACGGCGCGTGATGCGACGAGAGCGTTTCACCATCGTCCATACCCACACGCCCAAGGCCGGTCTACTGGGTCAACTTGCCGCGCGGCTCGCGGGTGTGCCCCTGGTAGTGAACACTCTTCACGGCTTCTACTTCCACGAGCACATGCCACCGCTGGCGCGGCGGTTCTACATCGCCATCGAAAAGATCGCGGCGTCCTGCTCTGATTCGGTCCTGTCCCAGAACCGTGAGGATATCCAGACCGGACTCGACGAGCGCATATTTTCCCCGCGGCGCATTCGTTACCTGGGCAACGGTATCGACCTCGCCGAGTTCGACCCGGCCAGGGTGAGCCCGACCGCGACGGCCGACCTGCGCGAGAGGCTAGGTGTCCCGCGCGGAGCACCGGTCGTCGGGTTCGTGGGCCGGCTGGCCGCGAAGCGCAAGGGATTCACGGATTTCCTCAAGATGGCCCGCCGGGTCCTCGAGGGATATCCGGCCGCGCGCTTCCTGATTATCGGCAACCCCGATCATGGCAAGCCCGACGCCGTTGAGCCCGCCGCGGCCGCCGAATACGGCATTTCGGCCGCGTGTCTTTTTCTCGGGCAGCGGCCCAATGCGGAGCTCCCTGCCCTCTATCGGAGCATGGACGTGCTGGTTCTGCCCTCGCTGTTCGAGGGCATCCCGCGGGTGATCATGGAGGCGGCGGCCATGGGTGTGCCATCCGTCGCCACACATGTCAAGGGCAACCGTGAGGCGGTCGTGCATGGCCGTACCGGGCTGCTGGTGCCATTGGGCGACGTGCGAGCCCTGGCCCAGGCGGTCCTCGACATCGTCGGCAACGCCGCCCGGGCGCGTGCGATGGGCGGCCAGGCTCGCGGGCTGGCCCTGGACCGCTTCGATGAGCGCGCGGTGTTCGCAAAGGTCAAAGCCGAGTATGCCCGCCTCCTGAGCGAGAAGGGGCTGTCCGATGCGGCGGGATCATCGCTCACACAGGAAAGACTTGGCGTATGA
- a CDS encoding glycosyltransferase family 4 protein translates to MNWRILHVSTAVSRGGAQNHLFDLVQHQRSVGMNVAVAYLRGPHRDMGVRTHDLALRFYGDLRPLVRLRRLTAEFQPDLVHAHMPPGELYSRLALVGTSARRLPLLITKHNDERFYVGLGERPMGRWVGRRAARIIAISQAVNRYMTGPALGLDPLKMHTIYYGIDARPFVEAPDASGASLRRQWGIADGALVVGFAGRLVPQKSIDTLLQAFSRFRRHAGVDAWLAIVGAGPLEAELRRRARDLGVGERVVWAGFHEDMRGVMRAFDVFAISSVYEGFGLVLIEAMASGRPVVATRAGAIPEVVADGDTGLLVPPGDPQAFAAALAKMTDAELRRSLGQAGQRRALADFTLDKMFARTDALYTDILAPPPADSSSQASRPRIGVLTHESGRS, encoded by the coding sequence ATGAACTGGCGCATCCTGCACGTCAGCACCGCGGTCTCTCGCGGTGGTGCCCAGAATCATTTATTCGATCTCGTTCAGCACCAGCGCTCCGTGGGCATGAACGTGGCGGTCGCCTACTTGCGGGGCCCCCACCGAGACATGGGCGTGCGAACGCATGACCTGGCGCTGCGGTTCTATGGCGATTTGAGGCCGTTGGTCCGCCTCCGGCGCTTGACCGCGGAGTTTCAGCCGGATCTTGTGCACGCGCACATGCCACCGGGCGAGCTGTATTCGAGGCTCGCCCTCGTGGGAACCAGCGCACGCCGGCTACCCTTGCTCATCACCAAGCACAATGACGAGCGATTCTACGTCGGGCTCGGCGAGCGACCGATGGGCCGCTGGGTCGGACGGCGGGCGGCGAGGATAATTGCGATTTCCCAGGCGGTGAACCGCTACATGACCGGCCCCGCGCTCGGGCTCGATCCGCTGAAGATGCACACCATCTACTACGGCATCGACGCGCGGCCGTTCGTTGAGGCACCAGACGCGTCGGGTGCCTCGCTGCGCCGCCAATGGGGGATAGCTGATGGAGCCCTCGTTGTCGGCTTCGCCGGCCGGTTGGTGCCACAAAAGTCGATCGATACGTTGCTCCAGGCGTTCTCGCGGTTCCGCCGTCACGCCGGCGTCGATGCCTGGCTGGCAATCGTGGGGGCCGGTCCGCTCGAGGCCGAGCTTCGCCGGCGGGCGCGTGACCTGGGTGTCGGCGAGCGCGTCGTATGGGCCGGGTTCCACGAAGACATGCGGGGCGTGATGCGCGCCTTTGATGTGTTCGCGATCAGCTCGGTGTACGAGGGCTTTGGGCTGGTGCTCATCGAGGCGATGGCCTCGGGACGGCCTGTTGTCGCCACGCGTGCCGGAGCGATCCCCGAAGTGGTCGCCGATGGCGATACCGGCCTGCTCGTTCCCCCGGGCGATCCTCAGGCCTTTGCCGCGGCGCTGGCCAAGATGACCGATGCGGAGCTCCGGAGGAGTTTGGGTCAAGCTGGGCAGCGCCGAGCCCTCGCCGACTTCACCCTCGACAAGATGTTTGCGCGGACTGACGCACTCTACACCGACATTCTCGCTCCGCCGCCCGCGGACAGCTCATCGCAAGCTTCGCGGCCGCGCATCGGTGTACTCACCCACGAGAGTGGGCGGAGCTAG
- a CDS encoding glycosyltransferase family 4 protein, with translation MRVLVTASAHFTITRDGALWTPTASLDYVFWTRYLEVFDEVCLLVRAHPQPVPPEGWKRVTGQRIKAVPLPDSVGPWEFVTDFARITTTIRAALADAEAVQLRIPCHIGFEVWRHLPKNRPYGVEVVADPYDMFAPGSVRHPLRPLFRWWFPRRLRKQCARACAAAYVTEHALQRRYKPAPRAFSTYFSSVDLPGSAFISGPRRPSVHASRATLIFVGTLAQLYKAPDVVVEAMAACVSQGLDLGLTVIGDGTYRPELETRARTLGLADRVCFRGQVTAGDTVRKQLDQADVFVLPSRQEGLPRAMLEAMARALPCIGSTVGGIPELLLPEDMVLPGNVNALARKIREVVTDPERMARMSARNLAKAGEYSDKALGPRRTSFYQHLRAETTRWLQARGR, from the coding sequence ATGCGCGTTCTCGTGACCGCCAGCGCCCACTTCACGATCACCCGCGACGGCGCTCTATGGACCCCGACCGCCTCCCTGGACTACGTCTTCTGGACGCGCTACCTCGAAGTGTTCGACGAGGTTTGCCTGCTGGTGCGCGCCCATCCACAGCCCGTGCCGCCAGAGGGGTGGAAGCGCGTCACCGGCCAACGAATCAAGGCAGTTCCATTACCCGACTCCGTGGGACCTTGGGAATTTGTGACCGACTTCGCGCGGATCACGACGACGATCCGCGCCGCCCTCGCCGATGCAGAGGCGGTTCAGCTGCGCATTCCGTGTCACATAGGCTTTGAGGTCTGGCGTCACTTGCCAAAGAACAGACCTTACGGCGTCGAGGTCGTCGCGGACCCGTATGACATGTTTGCGCCAGGATCGGTCCGCCATCCGTTGCGCCCCCTCTTCCGGTGGTGGTTTCCGCGACGGCTTCGCAAGCAATGCGCACGAGCCTGCGCGGCGGCCTATGTTACCGAGCATGCGCTTCAGCGCCGTTACAAGCCGGCGCCACGAGCGTTTTCCACTTACTTCTCCAGCGTCGACCTGCCCGGATCGGCCTTCATCTCTGGCCCTCGCCGGCCGAGTGTCCACGCCTCCAGGGCGACATTGATCTTCGTGGGCACTCTTGCCCAGCTCTACAAGGCTCCCGACGTGGTCGTGGAGGCCATGGCGGCCTGTGTGAGCCAGGGCCTCGACCTCGGGTTGACCGTCATCGGGGACGGTACATACCGGCCCGAGCTGGAGACGCGGGCCAGAACGCTCGGACTGGCTGATCGTGTCTGTTTCCGGGGTCAGGTCACCGCGGGTGACACCGTGCGCAAGCAGTTAGACCAGGCCGACGTGTTCGTCCTGCCTTCCCGCCAGGAAGGCTTGCCGCGCGCCATGCTCGAGGCGATGGCCCGCGCGCTCCCCTGCATCGGGTCCACCGTGGGCGGCATCCCGGAGCTTCTGTTGCCGGAGGACATGGTCCTACCCGGGAATGTGAACGCCCTCGCCCGGAAGATTCGCGAGGTCGTGACGGACCCCGAGCGTATGGCACGCATGTCAGCCCGCAACCTCGCCAAGGCCGGCGAATACAGCGACAAAGCCCTTGGCCCCCGTCGCACTTCGTTCTATCAGCACCTTCGAGCGGAAACCACCCGCTGGTTGCAGGCCCGAGGTAGGTAG
- the asnB gene encoding asparagine synthase (glutamine-hydrolyzing) has translation MCGILGYVTAEVPTDVCRAALARLNHRGPDEEGFWQDGTVFLGMRRLSIIDLAGGQQPIWNEDRTICIVYNGELYNFLDLRPELEARGHRFRTRSDTEVVLHAYEQWGPDCLHRFNGMFAFAIWDGRRRVVFVARDRMGEKPLYYYRDGTRLIFASEIKSILADPTVPRQLNLRGLANFLAYAHAVAPETIYKDVFKLLPGHYLITEPGSVRFRTVEYWDVGAEPQYSGGAALTEEDAGERLLSLLDDAVRRRLIADVPVGAFLSGGIDSSGIVALMKRHATGTVKTFSLGFNIGGKYSELADARRVAEQLGTEHHELHVAQLDLVQTLRTLVYHYDEPFGDPASIPVYLLSRFAREQVKVVLTGDGGDELFGGYVRYAVDQIAPFYSRMPGILTRAVVPALSDRVRRLRSLGRMGQILSIPDAADRYAAWLVHFTPELRTELLQPEVSAAVAGYDPGWPYPGYYWGLNGTTSADHLNRLMYVDLKTLLVDAYLEKTDKATMACSLEARLPFLDHRLVELAFQIPSRFKIRGRSTKLILKRALNRLLPSSVLRKPKQGFAVPTGPWLRGDLKSFAFEVLLDARTRRRGYFNMATVERLWGEHVNGRGVWGGHLWLLLNFELWHRIYLDGDAV, from the coding sequence ATGTGCGGCATTCTGGGGTATGTGACCGCCGAAGTTCCCACCGATGTCTGCCGAGCTGCGCTGGCCAGGCTCAATCACCGCGGCCCCGACGAAGAGGGATTCTGGCAAGACGGGACCGTTTTTCTCGGCATGCGACGGCTGAGCATCATCGACCTGGCGGGTGGTCAGCAGCCTATCTGGAATGAAGACCGAACGATCTGCATCGTGTACAACGGTGAGCTGTACAACTTCCTCGATTTGCGTCCTGAGCTCGAAGCGCGCGGACACCGCTTCCGCACTCGCAGTGATACCGAAGTCGTTCTCCATGCCTATGAGCAATGGGGGCCGGATTGCCTTCACCGCTTCAACGGCATGTTTGCCTTCGCCATCTGGGACGGGCGACGGCGGGTGGTCTTTGTAGCCCGCGACCGAATGGGCGAGAAGCCCTTGTACTACTATCGCGACGGAACCCGCCTCATCTTCGCTTCCGAGATCAAGTCCATCTTGGCCGATCCCACCGTGCCGCGGCAGCTGAATCTACGCGGCTTGGCGAATTTCCTGGCCTACGCACATGCCGTCGCGCCTGAAACCATCTACAAGGATGTGTTCAAGCTTCTGCCGGGCCACTACCTCATCACCGAGCCCGGTTCGGTTCGGTTCCGGACGGTCGAATACTGGGATGTCGGAGCGGAGCCTCAATATTCAGGCGGGGCGGCCCTCACGGAAGAGGACGCCGGCGAGCGCCTACTCTCACTTCTGGACGACGCGGTGCGGCGGCGGCTGATCGCCGACGTGCCCGTGGGAGCTTTCCTGAGCGGTGGCATCGACTCCAGCGGGATCGTCGCCCTGATGAAACGTCACGCGACGGGCACCGTGAAGACGTTCTCCCTCGGCTTCAACATCGGAGGCAAGTACAGCGAACTTGCCGACGCGCGCAGAGTTGCCGAGCAGCTGGGTACGGAACACCACGAACTCCATGTCGCCCAGCTGGACCTCGTGCAGACCCTGCGCACGCTCGTGTACCACTACGACGAGCCTTTCGGCGACCCCGCAAGTATCCCCGTCTACCTTCTGAGCCGTTTCGCCCGGGAGCAAGTCAAGGTTGTTCTCACCGGCGATGGCGGGGACGAATTGTTCGGAGGTTACGTTCGCTACGCAGTGGACCAGATCGCGCCTTTCTACTCGCGGATGCCCGGCATCCTGACGCGAGCCGTCGTGCCGGCGCTCTCCGATCGCGTTCGTAGGCTCCGGAGCCTCGGTCGAATGGGACAGATCCTGTCCATCCCGGACGCGGCCGACCGCTACGCGGCCTGGCTCGTCCACTTCACTCCTGAGCTCCGGACGGAGTTGCTTCAGCCCGAGGTCTCCGCGGCCGTGGCCGGCTACGACCCGGGTTGGCCGTACCCCGGCTACTATTGGGGCCTCAACGGGACGACCTCCGCAGATCATCTCAATCGCCTGATGTACGTGGATCTCAAGACGTTGCTGGTCGATGCCTACCTGGAGAAGACCGACAAGGCCACGATGGCCTGCAGCCTGGAAGCACGGCTGCCCTTCCTCGACCACCGCCTGGTGGAGCTCGCCTTCCAGATCCCGAGTCGGTTCAAGATTCGCGGCAGATCGACCAAGCTGATCCTGAAGCGGGCCCTCAACCGTCTCCTTCCCTCTTCCGTTCTGCGGAAACCCAAGCAAGGCTTTGCGGTTCCGACCGGCCCGTGGCTCCGTGGAGATCTCAAGTCGTTTGCCTTCGAGGTATTGCTCGATGCCCGTACGCGCCGACGAGGCTATTTCAACATGGCCACGGTGGAGCGCCTTTGGGGCGAGCATGTCAATGGCCGGGGTGTGTGGGGCGGCCACCTCTGGCTGCTCCTGAACTTCGAGCTATGGCACCGAATCTATCTGGATGGGGACGCAGTGTGA
- a CDS encoding acyl carrier protein: MQDALTLHQRITRLFVEHLNVDIASFDTDLLNTGILDSLQFVELLLRLENEFGLTVSLDDLEIDFFRSIDTIAAFVANRERPTG, translated from the coding sequence ATGCAGGACGCTCTCACTCTACATCAGCGCATTACCAGACTGTTCGTGGAACATCTCAACGTGGACATCGCGTCCTTCGACACCGATCTGCTGAACACCGGCATCTTGGACTCGCTTCAATTCGTGGAGCTGCTGCTACGTCTGGAAAACGAGTTCGGGCTCACCGTCTCGCTGGATGACCTCGAAATCGACTTCTTCCGCTCCATCGACACCATCGCCGCATTCGTCGCCAATCGCGAGCGACCGACTGGTTGA
- a CDS encoding class I SAM-dependent methyltransferase, with protein MNSVIETYSRFAGEYDAPENLGSCWGCVGRHSLGLVTLAAKHKVVVDVGCGVGRELAQFASRHSADVQFIGVEPAANMRKIATERTARHSNVQVLEGSFENLPLASRSVDYLYSILAFHWTTDLDKSVAELARVLKPTGEMDLTFIGRQNGREFIRTTTPVFFKYMTPAMMVKAASLRKQLTLDQAVTLFGKAFEPHKLSVTESYLTYFDTLDGHWSWWVRIEGQLVDIPQAVRAECDRAVRAAIATLATEAGIPYTVHLLHARLRNA; from the coding sequence ATGAACTCCGTAATCGAGACCTACTCGAGATTCGCCGGCGAATACGACGCCCCCGAGAACCTAGGTTCCTGCTGGGGATGTGTCGGGCGACACTCCTTGGGTCTGGTGACACTCGCGGCCAAGCACAAGGTTGTTGTTGACGTCGGATGCGGGGTAGGCAGGGAGTTGGCGCAGTTCGCATCACGTCACTCGGCCGACGTACAGTTCATCGGGGTGGAGCCGGCTGCGAATATGCGCAAAATAGCGACGGAGCGGACCGCCAGGCACTCCAATGTGCAGGTCCTCGAGGGAAGCTTTGAAAACCTGCCACTGGCGAGCCGTTCGGTTGACTACCTGTATAGCATCCTGGCCTTTCACTGGACCACTGACCTGGATAAATCAGTCGCTGAGCTCGCACGGGTGCTGAAGCCCACCGGGGAGATGGACCTGACGTTCATCGGGCGGCAGAACGGGCGGGAGTTCATTCGGACGACGACGCCGGTGTTTTTCAAGTATATGACGCCAGCCATGATGGTCAAGGCGGCCTCGTTGCGCAAACAACTGACACTCGATCAGGCCGTGACCCTTTTCGGCAAGGCGTTTGAACCGCACAAGCTCAGCGTGACCGAGAGCTATCTCACCTACTTCGATACTCTAGACGGGCACTGGAGCTGGTGGGTTCGAATCGAAGGGCAGTTGGTGGACATCCCCCAGGCGGTGAGAGCGGAATGTGACCGGGCGGTGCGAGCGGCAATCGCCACGCTGGCGACAGAGGCGGGCATACCCTACACCGTCCATTTACTACACGCGAGATTGCGAAATGCCTGA